The following proteins come from a genomic window of Notamacropus eugenii isolate mMacEug1 chromosome X, mMacEug1.pri_v2, whole genome shotgun sequence:
- the NLGN3 gene encoding neuroligin-3 isoform X3 — translation MWLRLCPLLLPLSPEPTAGRSLCLALWILSLVLRSSAQAPAPTVNTHFGKLRGSRVPLPSEILGPVDQYLGVPYAAPPIGEKRFLPPEPPPSWSGIRNATHFPPVCPQNIHTAVPEVMLPVWFTANLDIVATYIQEPNEDCLYLNVYVPTEDGSGAKKQGEDLADNEGDEDEAVGRVFRVPIRDIRDSGAKPVMVYIHGGSYMEGTGNMIDGSVLASYGNVIVITLNYRVGVLGFLSTGDQAAKGNYGLLDQIQALRWVSENIAFFGGDPRRITVFGSGIGASCVSLLTLSHHSEGLFQRAIIQSGSALSSWAVNYQPVKYTSLLADKVGCNVLDTVDMVDCLRQKSAKELVEQDIQPARYHVAFGPVIDGDVIPDDPEILMEQGEFLNYDIMLGVNQGEGLKFVEAVVDPEDGVSGTDFDYSVSNFVDNLYGYPEGKDTLRETIKFMYTDWADRDNPETRRKTLVALFTDHQWVEPSVVTADLHARYGSPTYFYAFYHHCQSLMKPAWSDAAHGDEVPYVFGIPMVGPTDLFPCNFSKNDVMLSAVVMTYWTNFAKTGDPNKPVPQDTKFIHTKANRFEEVAWSKYNPRDQLYLHIGLKPRVRDHYRATKVAFWKHLVPHLYNLHDMFHYTSTTTKVPPPDTTHSSHITRRPNGKAWSTKRPAISPAYSNENAQGTWNGDQDAGPLLVENPRDYSTELSVTIAVGASLLFLNVLAFAALYYRKDKRRQEPLRQPSPQRGPGGPGEMGAAPEEELAALQLGPSHHECEGPPPHDPLRLSALPDYTLTLRRSPDDIPLMTPNTITMIPNSLVGLQTLHPYNTFASGFNSTGLPHSHSTTRV, via the exons ATGTGGCTACGCCTTTGTCCACTCTTGCTGCCCCTGAGCCCCGAGCCCACAGCTGGCCGGAGCCTGTGCCTTGCTCTCTGGATCCTCAGCTTGGTGCTGAGATCCAGTGCCCAGGCCCCAGCACCCACAGTCAATACCCACTTTGGGAAGCTGAGGGGTTCTCGGGTGCCACTTCCCAGTGAGATCCTGGGACCTGTTGACCAGTACCTGGGGGTGCCCTATGCAGCACCCCCAATTGGCGAGAAGCGCTTCCTGCCCCCTGAGCCACCCCCATCTTGGTCAGGCATCCGGAATGCCACGCACTTTCCCCCGGTGTGCCCGCAGAACATTCACACAGCTGTGCCTGAGGTTATGTTGCCCGTATGGTTTACTGCCAATCTCGACATTGTGGCGACCTACATCCAGGAGCCTAACGAGGATTGCCTGTATCTGAACGTCTATGTGCCCACAGAGGATG GATCCGGTGCTAAGAAACAGGGCGAGGACTTAGCGGATAATGAAGGGGACGAAGACGAAG CCGTCGGTCGGGTGTTCCGTGTCCCCATCAGGG ATATCCGGGACAGTGGAGCCAAGCCGGTCATGGTCTACATCCACGGGGGCTCCTATATGGAGGGCACCGGCAACATGATCGATGGCAGCGTCCTCGCCAGCTATGGCAATGTGATCGTCATCACCCTCAACTACCGGGTTGGGGTGCTAG GTTTCCTGAGCACTGGGGACCAAGCTGCCAAGGGAAACTATGGTCTGCTGGACCAGATTCAGGCCCTGCGCTGGGTGAGCGAGAACATTGCCTTCTTTGGTGGAGATCCTCGCCGTATCACGGTCTTTGGTTCCGGCATCGGGGCCTCCTGTGTCAGCCTTCTCACGCTATCCCATCACTCTGAGG GGCTCTTCCAGAGGGCCATCATCCAAAGTGGCTCGGCCCTGTCCAGCTGGGCAGTGAACTACCAGCCAGTTAAGTATACTAGCTTGCTAGCGGACAAGGTGGGGTGCAATGTGCTGGACACAGTGGACATGGTGGATTGCCTACGTCAGAAGAGTGCCAAAGAGCTGGTGGAACAGGACATCCAACCAGCTCGTTACCATGTGGCCTTTGGTCCTGTGATCGATGGGGACGTGATCCCCGATGACCCTGAGATCCTCATGGAGCAGGGCGAGTTCCTCAACTATGACATCATGCTTGGCGTCAACCAGGGGGAGGGACTCAAGTTTGTGGAGGCTGTGGTGGACCCTGAGGATGGAGTTTCAGGTACTGACTTTGACTACTCGGTCTCCAACTTTGTGGATAACCTGTATGGCTATCCAGAGGGCAAGGATACCCTTCGGGAGACCATCAAATTCATGTACACAGACTGGGCAGACCGGGACAACCCTGAGACCCGCCGCAAAACTCTGGTGGCCCTTTTCACTGACCACCAATGGGTAGAGCCTTCCGTGGTGACAGCTGACCTGCATGCCCGCTATGGTTCACCCACTTATTTCTACGCCTTCTACCACCACTGCCAGAGCCTCATGAAGCCAGCTTGGTCTGACGCAGCCCATGGGGATGAGGTGCCCTATGTCTTTGGCATCCCCATGGTGGGCCCCACTGACCTCTTCCCCTGCAACTTCTCCAAGAATGACGTCATGCTCAGTGCTGTTGTCATGACCTACTGGACCAACTTTGCCAAGACTGG GGATCCCAACAAGCCGGTCCCCCAGGACACCAAATTCATCCACACCAAGGCCAACCGCTTCGAGGAGGTGGCCTGGTCCAAGTATAACCCCCGGGACCAGCTGTACCTTCACATCGGGCTGAAACCCCGGGTCCGTGACCACTACCGGGCCACCAAGGTGGCCTTCTGGAAGCACCTGGTGCCCCACCTGTACAACCTGCATGACATGTTCCACTACACGTCCACCACCACCAAAGTGCCGCCCCCGGACACCACCCACAGCTCCCACATCACCCGGCGCCCCAACGGCAAGGCCTGGAGCACCAAGCGGCCAGCCATTTCTCCAGCCTACAGcaatgaaaatgcccagggcACCTGGAACGGGGACCAGGATGCCGGGCCTCTTCTGGTGGAGAACCCTCGGGACTACTCCACAGAGCTGAGTGTCACCATTGCTGTTGGGGCCTCCCTCCTGTTTCTCAACGTGTTAGCCTTTGCTGCCCTCTACTACCGCAAGGACAAGAGGCGGCAGGAGCCCCTGCGGCAGCCCAGTCCCCAGCGTGGCCCCGGGGGCCCTGGGGAAATGGGAGCAGCCCCTGAGGAGGAGCTGGCAGCCCTCCAGCTAGGTCCCTCACATCATGAGTGTGAAGGCCCCCCTCCCCACGACCCACTCCGCCTCAGTGCCCTCCCTGACTATACCTTGACATTGCGACGTTCTCCTGATGACATCCCCCTCATGACCCCTAATACCATCACCATGATCCCCAACTCCCTGGTGGGGCTGCAGACGCTGCACCCCTATAACACCTTTGCCTCTGGCTTCAACAGCACTGGCTTGCCCCATTCACACTCCACCACACGGGTATAG
- the NLGN3 gene encoding neuroligin-3 isoform X4: MWLRLCPLLLPLSPEPTAGRSLCLALWILSLVLRSSAQAPAPTVNTHFGKLRGSRVPLPSEILGPVDQYLGVPYAAPPIGEKRFLPPEPPPSWSGIRNATHFPPVCPQNIHTAVPEVMLPVWFTANLDIVATYIQEPNEDCLYLNVYVPTEDGSGAKKQGEDLADNEGDEDEDIRDSGAKPVMVYIHGGSYMEGTGNMIDGSVLASYGNVIVITLNYRVGVLGFLSTGDQAAKGNYGLLDQIQALRWVSENIAFFGGDPRRITVFGSGIGASCVSLLTLSHHSEGLFQRAIIQSGSALSSWAVNYQPVKYTSLLADKVGCNVLDTVDMVDCLRQKSAKELVEQDIQPARYHVAFGPVIDGDVIPDDPEILMEQGEFLNYDIMLGVNQGEGLKFVEAVVDPEDGVSGTDFDYSVSNFVDNLYGYPEGKDTLRETIKFMYTDWADRDNPETRRKTLVALFTDHQWVEPSVVTADLHARYGSPTYFYAFYHHCQSLMKPAWSDAAHGDEVPYVFGIPMVGPTDLFPCNFSKNDVMLSAVVMTYWTNFAKTGDPNKPVPQDTKFIHTKANRFEEVAWSKYNPRDQLYLHIGLKPRVRDHYRATKVAFWKHLVPHLYNLHDMFHYTSTTTKVPPPDTTHSSHITRRPNGKAWSTKRPAISPAYSNENAQGTWNGDQDAGPLLVENPRDYSTELSVTIAVGASLLFLNVLAFAALYYRKDKRRQEPLRQPSPQRGPGGPGEMGAAPEEELAALQLGPSHHECEGPPPHDPLRLSALPDYTLTLRRSPDDIPLMTPNTITMIPNSLVGLQTLHPYNTFASGFNSTGLPHSHSTTRV, translated from the exons ATGTGGCTACGCCTTTGTCCACTCTTGCTGCCCCTGAGCCCCGAGCCCACAGCTGGCCGGAGCCTGTGCCTTGCTCTCTGGATCCTCAGCTTGGTGCTGAGATCCAGTGCCCAGGCCCCAGCACCCACAGTCAATACCCACTTTGGGAAGCTGAGGGGTTCTCGGGTGCCACTTCCCAGTGAGATCCTGGGACCTGTTGACCAGTACCTGGGGGTGCCCTATGCAGCACCCCCAATTGGCGAGAAGCGCTTCCTGCCCCCTGAGCCACCCCCATCTTGGTCAGGCATCCGGAATGCCACGCACTTTCCCCCGGTGTGCCCGCAGAACATTCACACAGCTGTGCCTGAGGTTATGTTGCCCGTATGGTTTACTGCCAATCTCGACATTGTGGCGACCTACATCCAGGAGCCTAACGAGGATTGCCTGTATCTGAACGTCTATGTGCCCACAGAGGATG GATCCGGTGCTAAGAAACAGGGCGAGGACTTAGCGGATAATGAAGGGGACGAAGACGAAG ATATCCGGGACAGTGGAGCCAAGCCGGTCATGGTCTACATCCACGGGGGCTCCTATATGGAGGGCACCGGCAACATGATCGATGGCAGCGTCCTCGCCAGCTATGGCAATGTGATCGTCATCACCCTCAACTACCGGGTTGGGGTGCTAG GTTTCCTGAGCACTGGGGACCAAGCTGCCAAGGGAAACTATGGTCTGCTGGACCAGATTCAGGCCCTGCGCTGGGTGAGCGAGAACATTGCCTTCTTTGGTGGAGATCCTCGCCGTATCACGGTCTTTGGTTCCGGCATCGGGGCCTCCTGTGTCAGCCTTCTCACGCTATCCCATCACTCTGAGG GGCTCTTCCAGAGGGCCATCATCCAAAGTGGCTCGGCCCTGTCCAGCTGGGCAGTGAACTACCAGCCAGTTAAGTATACTAGCTTGCTAGCGGACAAGGTGGGGTGCAATGTGCTGGACACAGTGGACATGGTGGATTGCCTACGTCAGAAGAGTGCCAAAGAGCTGGTGGAACAGGACATCCAACCAGCTCGTTACCATGTGGCCTTTGGTCCTGTGATCGATGGGGACGTGATCCCCGATGACCCTGAGATCCTCATGGAGCAGGGCGAGTTCCTCAACTATGACATCATGCTTGGCGTCAACCAGGGGGAGGGACTCAAGTTTGTGGAGGCTGTGGTGGACCCTGAGGATGGAGTTTCAGGTACTGACTTTGACTACTCGGTCTCCAACTTTGTGGATAACCTGTATGGCTATCCAGAGGGCAAGGATACCCTTCGGGAGACCATCAAATTCATGTACACAGACTGGGCAGACCGGGACAACCCTGAGACCCGCCGCAAAACTCTGGTGGCCCTTTTCACTGACCACCAATGGGTAGAGCCTTCCGTGGTGACAGCTGACCTGCATGCCCGCTATGGTTCACCCACTTATTTCTACGCCTTCTACCACCACTGCCAGAGCCTCATGAAGCCAGCTTGGTCTGACGCAGCCCATGGGGATGAGGTGCCCTATGTCTTTGGCATCCCCATGGTGGGCCCCACTGACCTCTTCCCCTGCAACTTCTCCAAGAATGACGTCATGCTCAGTGCTGTTGTCATGACCTACTGGACCAACTTTGCCAAGACTGG GGATCCCAACAAGCCGGTCCCCCAGGACACCAAATTCATCCACACCAAGGCCAACCGCTTCGAGGAGGTGGCCTGGTCCAAGTATAACCCCCGGGACCAGCTGTACCTTCACATCGGGCTGAAACCCCGGGTCCGTGACCACTACCGGGCCACCAAGGTGGCCTTCTGGAAGCACCTGGTGCCCCACCTGTACAACCTGCATGACATGTTCCACTACACGTCCACCACCACCAAAGTGCCGCCCCCGGACACCACCCACAGCTCCCACATCACCCGGCGCCCCAACGGCAAGGCCTGGAGCACCAAGCGGCCAGCCATTTCTCCAGCCTACAGcaatgaaaatgcccagggcACCTGGAACGGGGACCAGGATGCCGGGCCTCTTCTGGTGGAGAACCCTCGGGACTACTCCACAGAGCTGAGTGTCACCATTGCTGTTGGGGCCTCCCTCCTGTTTCTCAACGTGTTAGCCTTTGCTGCCCTCTACTACCGCAAGGACAAGAGGCGGCAGGAGCCCCTGCGGCAGCCCAGTCCCCAGCGTGGCCCCGGGGGCCCTGGGGAAATGGGAGCAGCCCCTGAGGAGGAGCTGGCAGCCCTCCAGCTAGGTCCCTCACATCATGAGTGTGAAGGCCCCCCTCCCCACGACCCACTCCGCCTCAGTGCCCTCCCTGACTATACCTTGACATTGCGACGTTCTCCTGATGACATCCCCCTCATGACCCCTAATACCATCACCATGATCCCCAACTCCCTGGTGGGGCTGCAGACGCTGCACCCCTATAACACCTTTGCCTCTGGCTTCAACAGCACTGGCTTGCCCCATTCACACTCCACCACACGGGTATAG
- the NLGN3 gene encoding neuroligin-3 isoform X2, with amino-acid sequence MWLRLCPLLLPLSPEPTAGRSLCLALWILSLVLRSSAQAPAPTVNTHFGKLRGSRVPLPSEILGPVDQYLGVPYAAPPIGEKRFLPPEPPPSWSGIRNATHFPPVCPQNIHTAVPEVMLPVWFTANLDIVATYIQEPNEDCLYLNVYVPTEDVKRISKECARKPNKKICRKGGSGAKKQGEDLADNEGDEDEDIRDSGAKPVMVYIHGGSYMEGTGNMIDGSVLASYGNVIVITLNYRVGVLGFLSTGDQAAKGNYGLLDQIQALRWVSENIAFFGGDPRRITVFGSGIGASCVSLLTLSHHSEGLFQRAIIQSGSALSSWAVNYQPVKYTSLLADKVGCNVLDTVDMVDCLRQKSAKELVEQDIQPARYHVAFGPVIDGDVIPDDPEILMEQGEFLNYDIMLGVNQGEGLKFVEAVVDPEDGVSGTDFDYSVSNFVDNLYGYPEGKDTLRETIKFMYTDWADRDNPETRRKTLVALFTDHQWVEPSVVTADLHARYGSPTYFYAFYHHCQSLMKPAWSDAAHGDEVPYVFGIPMVGPTDLFPCNFSKNDVMLSAVVMTYWTNFAKTGDPNKPVPQDTKFIHTKANRFEEVAWSKYNPRDQLYLHIGLKPRVRDHYRATKVAFWKHLVPHLYNLHDMFHYTSTTTKVPPPDTTHSSHITRRPNGKAWSTKRPAISPAYSNENAQGTWNGDQDAGPLLVENPRDYSTELSVTIAVGASLLFLNVLAFAALYYRKDKRRQEPLRQPSPQRGPGGPGEMGAAPEEELAALQLGPSHHECEGPPPHDPLRLSALPDYTLTLRRSPDDIPLMTPNTITMIPNSLVGLQTLHPYNTFASGFNSTGLPHSHSTTRV; translated from the exons ATGTGGCTACGCCTTTGTCCACTCTTGCTGCCCCTGAGCCCCGAGCCCACAGCTGGCCGGAGCCTGTGCCTTGCTCTCTGGATCCTCAGCTTGGTGCTGAGATCCAGTGCCCAGGCCCCAGCACCCACAGTCAATACCCACTTTGGGAAGCTGAGGGGTTCTCGGGTGCCACTTCCCAGTGAGATCCTGGGACCTGTTGACCAGTACCTGGGGGTGCCCTATGCAGCACCCCCAATTGGCGAGAAGCGCTTCCTGCCCCCTGAGCCACCCCCATCTTGGTCAGGCATCCGGAATGCCACGCACTTTCCCCCGGTGTGCCCGCAGAACATTCACACAGCTGTGCCTGAGGTTATGTTGCCCGTATGGTTTACTGCCAATCTCGACATTGTGGCGACCTACATCCAGGAGCCTAACGAGGATTGCCTGTATCTGAACGTCTATGTGCCCACAGAGGATG tAAAGCGGATTTCCAAGGAATGCGCCCGAAAACCCAACAAGAAAATTTGTAGGAAAGGAG GATCCGGTGCTAAGAAACAGGGCGAGGACTTAGCGGATAATGAAGGGGACGAAGACGAAG ATATCCGGGACAGTGGAGCCAAGCCGGTCATGGTCTACATCCACGGGGGCTCCTATATGGAGGGCACCGGCAACATGATCGATGGCAGCGTCCTCGCCAGCTATGGCAATGTGATCGTCATCACCCTCAACTACCGGGTTGGGGTGCTAG GTTTCCTGAGCACTGGGGACCAAGCTGCCAAGGGAAACTATGGTCTGCTGGACCAGATTCAGGCCCTGCGCTGGGTGAGCGAGAACATTGCCTTCTTTGGTGGAGATCCTCGCCGTATCACGGTCTTTGGTTCCGGCATCGGGGCCTCCTGTGTCAGCCTTCTCACGCTATCCCATCACTCTGAGG GGCTCTTCCAGAGGGCCATCATCCAAAGTGGCTCGGCCCTGTCCAGCTGGGCAGTGAACTACCAGCCAGTTAAGTATACTAGCTTGCTAGCGGACAAGGTGGGGTGCAATGTGCTGGACACAGTGGACATGGTGGATTGCCTACGTCAGAAGAGTGCCAAAGAGCTGGTGGAACAGGACATCCAACCAGCTCGTTACCATGTGGCCTTTGGTCCTGTGATCGATGGGGACGTGATCCCCGATGACCCTGAGATCCTCATGGAGCAGGGCGAGTTCCTCAACTATGACATCATGCTTGGCGTCAACCAGGGGGAGGGACTCAAGTTTGTGGAGGCTGTGGTGGACCCTGAGGATGGAGTTTCAGGTACTGACTTTGACTACTCGGTCTCCAACTTTGTGGATAACCTGTATGGCTATCCAGAGGGCAAGGATACCCTTCGGGAGACCATCAAATTCATGTACACAGACTGGGCAGACCGGGACAACCCTGAGACCCGCCGCAAAACTCTGGTGGCCCTTTTCACTGACCACCAATGGGTAGAGCCTTCCGTGGTGACAGCTGACCTGCATGCCCGCTATGGTTCACCCACTTATTTCTACGCCTTCTACCACCACTGCCAGAGCCTCATGAAGCCAGCTTGGTCTGACGCAGCCCATGGGGATGAGGTGCCCTATGTCTTTGGCATCCCCATGGTGGGCCCCACTGACCTCTTCCCCTGCAACTTCTCCAAGAATGACGTCATGCTCAGTGCTGTTGTCATGACCTACTGGACCAACTTTGCCAAGACTGG GGATCCCAACAAGCCGGTCCCCCAGGACACCAAATTCATCCACACCAAGGCCAACCGCTTCGAGGAGGTGGCCTGGTCCAAGTATAACCCCCGGGACCAGCTGTACCTTCACATCGGGCTGAAACCCCGGGTCCGTGACCACTACCGGGCCACCAAGGTGGCCTTCTGGAAGCACCTGGTGCCCCACCTGTACAACCTGCATGACATGTTCCACTACACGTCCACCACCACCAAAGTGCCGCCCCCGGACACCACCCACAGCTCCCACATCACCCGGCGCCCCAACGGCAAGGCCTGGAGCACCAAGCGGCCAGCCATTTCTCCAGCCTACAGcaatgaaaatgcccagggcACCTGGAACGGGGACCAGGATGCCGGGCCTCTTCTGGTGGAGAACCCTCGGGACTACTCCACAGAGCTGAGTGTCACCATTGCTGTTGGGGCCTCCCTCCTGTTTCTCAACGTGTTAGCCTTTGCTGCCCTCTACTACCGCAAGGACAAGAGGCGGCAGGAGCCCCTGCGGCAGCCCAGTCCCCAGCGTGGCCCCGGGGGCCCTGGGGAAATGGGAGCAGCCCCTGAGGAGGAGCTGGCAGCCCTCCAGCTAGGTCCCTCACATCATGAGTGTGAAGGCCCCCCTCCCCACGACCCACTCCGCCTCAGTGCCCTCCCTGACTATACCTTGACATTGCGACGTTCTCCTGATGACATCCCCCTCATGACCCCTAATACCATCACCATGATCCCCAACTCCCTGGTGGGGCTGCAGACGCTGCACCCCTATAACACCTTTGCCTCTGGCTTCAACAGCACTGGCTTGCCCCATTCACACTCCACCACACGGGTATAG
- the NLGN3 gene encoding neuroligin-3 isoform X1, translating into MWLRLCPLLLPLSPEPTAGRSLCLALWILSLVLRSSAQAPAPTVNTHFGKLRGSRVPLPSEILGPVDQYLGVPYAAPPIGEKRFLPPEPPPSWSGIRNATHFPPVCPQNIHTAVPEVMLPVWFTANLDIVATYIQEPNEDCLYLNVYVPTEDVKRISKECARKPNKKICRKGGSGAKKQGEDLADNEGDEDEAVGRVFRVPIRDIRDSGAKPVMVYIHGGSYMEGTGNMIDGSVLASYGNVIVITLNYRVGVLGFLSTGDQAAKGNYGLLDQIQALRWVSENIAFFGGDPRRITVFGSGIGASCVSLLTLSHHSEGLFQRAIIQSGSALSSWAVNYQPVKYTSLLADKVGCNVLDTVDMVDCLRQKSAKELVEQDIQPARYHVAFGPVIDGDVIPDDPEILMEQGEFLNYDIMLGVNQGEGLKFVEAVVDPEDGVSGTDFDYSVSNFVDNLYGYPEGKDTLRETIKFMYTDWADRDNPETRRKTLVALFTDHQWVEPSVVTADLHARYGSPTYFYAFYHHCQSLMKPAWSDAAHGDEVPYVFGIPMVGPTDLFPCNFSKNDVMLSAVVMTYWTNFAKTGDPNKPVPQDTKFIHTKANRFEEVAWSKYNPRDQLYLHIGLKPRVRDHYRATKVAFWKHLVPHLYNLHDMFHYTSTTTKVPPPDTTHSSHITRRPNGKAWSTKRPAISPAYSNENAQGTWNGDQDAGPLLVENPRDYSTELSVTIAVGASLLFLNVLAFAALYYRKDKRRQEPLRQPSPQRGPGGPGEMGAAPEEELAALQLGPSHHECEGPPPHDPLRLSALPDYTLTLRRSPDDIPLMTPNTITMIPNSLVGLQTLHPYNTFASGFNSTGLPHSHSTTRV; encoded by the exons ATGTGGCTACGCCTTTGTCCACTCTTGCTGCCCCTGAGCCCCGAGCCCACAGCTGGCCGGAGCCTGTGCCTTGCTCTCTGGATCCTCAGCTTGGTGCTGAGATCCAGTGCCCAGGCCCCAGCACCCACAGTCAATACCCACTTTGGGAAGCTGAGGGGTTCTCGGGTGCCACTTCCCAGTGAGATCCTGGGACCTGTTGACCAGTACCTGGGGGTGCCCTATGCAGCACCCCCAATTGGCGAGAAGCGCTTCCTGCCCCCTGAGCCACCCCCATCTTGGTCAGGCATCCGGAATGCCACGCACTTTCCCCCGGTGTGCCCGCAGAACATTCACACAGCTGTGCCTGAGGTTATGTTGCCCGTATGGTTTACTGCCAATCTCGACATTGTGGCGACCTACATCCAGGAGCCTAACGAGGATTGCCTGTATCTGAACGTCTATGTGCCCACAGAGGATG tAAAGCGGATTTCCAAGGAATGCGCCCGAAAACCCAACAAGAAAATTTGTAGGAAAGGAG GATCCGGTGCTAAGAAACAGGGCGAGGACTTAGCGGATAATGAAGGGGACGAAGACGAAG CCGTCGGTCGGGTGTTCCGTGTCCCCATCAGGG ATATCCGGGACAGTGGAGCCAAGCCGGTCATGGTCTACATCCACGGGGGCTCCTATATGGAGGGCACCGGCAACATGATCGATGGCAGCGTCCTCGCCAGCTATGGCAATGTGATCGTCATCACCCTCAACTACCGGGTTGGGGTGCTAG GTTTCCTGAGCACTGGGGACCAAGCTGCCAAGGGAAACTATGGTCTGCTGGACCAGATTCAGGCCCTGCGCTGGGTGAGCGAGAACATTGCCTTCTTTGGTGGAGATCCTCGCCGTATCACGGTCTTTGGTTCCGGCATCGGGGCCTCCTGTGTCAGCCTTCTCACGCTATCCCATCACTCTGAGG GGCTCTTCCAGAGGGCCATCATCCAAAGTGGCTCGGCCCTGTCCAGCTGGGCAGTGAACTACCAGCCAGTTAAGTATACTAGCTTGCTAGCGGACAAGGTGGGGTGCAATGTGCTGGACACAGTGGACATGGTGGATTGCCTACGTCAGAAGAGTGCCAAAGAGCTGGTGGAACAGGACATCCAACCAGCTCGTTACCATGTGGCCTTTGGTCCTGTGATCGATGGGGACGTGATCCCCGATGACCCTGAGATCCTCATGGAGCAGGGCGAGTTCCTCAACTATGACATCATGCTTGGCGTCAACCAGGGGGAGGGACTCAAGTTTGTGGAGGCTGTGGTGGACCCTGAGGATGGAGTTTCAGGTACTGACTTTGACTACTCGGTCTCCAACTTTGTGGATAACCTGTATGGCTATCCAGAGGGCAAGGATACCCTTCGGGAGACCATCAAATTCATGTACACAGACTGGGCAGACCGGGACAACCCTGAGACCCGCCGCAAAACTCTGGTGGCCCTTTTCACTGACCACCAATGGGTAGAGCCTTCCGTGGTGACAGCTGACCTGCATGCCCGCTATGGTTCACCCACTTATTTCTACGCCTTCTACCACCACTGCCAGAGCCTCATGAAGCCAGCTTGGTCTGACGCAGCCCATGGGGATGAGGTGCCCTATGTCTTTGGCATCCCCATGGTGGGCCCCACTGACCTCTTCCCCTGCAACTTCTCCAAGAATGACGTCATGCTCAGTGCTGTTGTCATGACCTACTGGACCAACTTTGCCAAGACTGG GGATCCCAACAAGCCGGTCCCCCAGGACACCAAATTCATCCACACCAAGGCCAACCGCTTCGAGGAGGTGGCCTGGTCCAAGTATAACCCCCGGGACCAGCTGTACCTTCACATCGGGCTGAAACCCCGGGTCCGTGACCACTACCGGGCCACCAAGGTGGCCTTCTGGAAGCACCTGGTGCCCCACCTGTACAACCTGCATGACATGTTCCACTACACGTCCACCACCACCAAAGTGCCGCCCCCGGACACCACCCACAGCTCCCACATCACCCGGCGCCCCAACGGCAAGGCCTGGAGCACCAAGCGGCCAGCCATTTCTCCAGCCTACAGcaatgaaaatgcccagggcACCTGGAACGGGGACCAGGATGCCGGGCCTCTTCTGGTGGAGAACCCTCGGGACTACTCCACAGAGCTGAGTGTCACCATTGCTGTTGGGGCCTCCCTCCTGTTTCTCAACGTGTTAGCCTTTGCTGCCCTCTACTACCGCAAGGACAAGAGGCGGCAGGAGCCCCTGCGGCAGCCCAGTCCCCAGCGTGGCCCCGGGGGCCCTGGGGAAATGGGAGCAGCCCCTGAGGAGGAGCTGGCAGCCCTCCAGCTAGGTCCCTCACATCATGAGTGTGAAGGCCCCCCTCCCCACGACCCACTCCGCCTCAGTGCCCTCCCTGACTATACCTTGACATTGCGACGTTCTCCTGATGACATCCCCCTCATGACCCCTAATACCATCACCATGATCCCCAACTCCCTGGTGGGGCTGCAGACGCTGCACCCCTATAACACCTTTGCCTCTGGCTTCAACAGCACTGGCTTGCCCCATTCACACTCCACCACACGGGTATAG